From a region of the Arachis ipaensis cultivar K30076 chromosome B09, Araip1.1, whole genome shotgun sequence genome:
- the LOC107619025 gene encoding LOW QUALITY PROTEIN: galactinol synthase 2 (The sequence of the model RefSeq protein was modified relative to this genomic sequence to represent the inferred CDS: deleted 1 base in 1 codon), translating to MAPAITTLTAPKATVANGRTAGNRAFVTFLAGNGDYVKGVVGLAKGLRKTKTMYPLVVAVLPDVPEEHRKILISQGCIVREIEPVYPPENQTQFAMAYYVINYSKLRIWEFVEYSKMIYLDGDIQVFENIDHLFDLPDNYFYAVMDCFCEPTWGHTSQYKIGYCQQCPDKVQWPKDFGPKPPLYFNAGMFVYEPNLATYHDLLKTLQVTKPTSFAEQDFLNNYFKDKYKPISNVYNLVLAMLWRHPENVELDKVKVVHYCAAGSKPWRYTGKEDNMDREDIKMLVKKWWDIYEDETLDFNHPVNSERFKMAILESGGEIKFVPAPSAA from the exons ATGGCTCCTGCTATCACTACCCTCACTGCACCCAAAGCCACCGTGGCCAACGGCCGCACCGCTGGTAACCGTGCCTTTGTGACGTTCCTTGCTGGGAACGGTGACTATGTG AAGGGTGTTGTAGGGTTGGCAAAGGGTCTGAGAAAAACGAAAACAATGTACCCTCTTGTTGTTGCAGTGCTACCCGATGTTCCTGAAGAGCACAGAAAGATTCTGATATCTCAAGGGTGCATTGTTAGGGAGATTGAGCCTGTGTATCCACCTGAGAACCAGACACAGTTTGCTATGGCCTATTATGTCATCAACTACTCCAAACTTCGTATTTGGGAG TTTGTGGAGTATAGTAAGATGATATATCTAGATGGTGACATTCAAGTGTTTGAGAACATTGACCACCTCTTTGACTTGCCGGATAACTACTTCTATGCTGTGATGGACTGTTTTTGTGAACCAACTTGGGGCCACACCTCGCAGTACAAGATCGGTTATTGCCAGCAATGCCCTGATAAGGTTCAATGGCCTAAGGACTTTGGTCCGAAGCCCCCACTTTATTTCAATGCTGGTATGTTCGTTTATGAACCAAATCTTGCGACCTATCATGACCTTCTTAAAACACTTCAAGTCACAAAACCTACATCTTTTGCAGAACAG GACTTTTTGAACAATTACTTTAAGGATAAGTACAAGCCCATATCAAATGTTTACAATCTTGTGCTTGCCATGTTATGGCGTCATCCTGAAAATGTTGAGCTTGACAAAGTTAAAGTAGTTCACTACTGTGCAGCT GGGTCTAAACCATGGAGGTATACTGGGAAGGAAGATAACATGGACAGAGAAGACATCAAGATGCTGGTGAAAAAATGGTGGGATATATACGAAGATGAGACTTTGGATTTCAATCATCCCGTGAATTCAGAAAGGTTTAAGATGGCTATTTTGGAGTCTGGTGGTGAAATCAAGTTTGTTCCCGCGCCATCCGCAGCATAG